One uncultured Alphaproteobacteria bacterium genomic region harbors:
- the mscS gene encoding Small-conductance mechanosensitive channel, whose product MDINEVLDPAAIERAAAAVIAMVTTYGLRMIGAVLLLVVGWIAASWISHAIWRNLGKFKRVDDMLRGFVASLVKYGILAVTLIAVLGQFGVQTTSFVAVIGAAGLAIGLALQGTLSNLAGGVMLLLFRPFKVGDFVDASGQMGTVKHLTLFFTELANPEGVLLIVPNAEIWGKRITNFSVNPVRRFDIPVGISYSDDIDGAIAVLKDVLAAEPRVLADPAPDVFVESLADNSVNLVARCWAKSSEWWPLKSHLIKTIKVAFDAAGISIPFPQRDMHLRVDAGTLRAVLQNPAEPPSQAR is encoded by the coding sequence ATGGACATCAACGAGGTGCTGGACCCCGCCGCGATCGAGCGCGCGGCTGCCGCGGTGATCGCGATGGTCACCACCTACGGACTGCGGATGATCGGCGCGGTGCTGCTGCTGGTCGTCGGCTGGATCGCGGCGTCGTGGATCAGCCACGCGATCTGGCGCAACCTCGGCAAGTTCAAGCGCGTCGACGACATGCTGCGCGGCTTCGTCGCCAGCCTGGTGAAGTACGGCATCCTCGCCGTCACCCTGATCGCGGTGCTCGGCCAGTTCGGGGTGCAGACCACCAGCTTCGTCGCGGTGATCGGCGCCGCCGGCCTCGCCATCGGCCTTGCCCTGCAGGGCACGCTGTCGAACCTCGCGGGCGGCGTGATGCTGCTGCTGTTCCGCCCCTTCAAGGTCGGCGATTTCGTCGACGCCTCGGGGCAGATGGGCACGGTCAAGCACCTCACCCTGTTCTTCACCGAGCTCGCCAACCCCGAGGGCGTGCTGCTGATCGTCCCCAACGCCGAGATCTGGGGCAAGCGGATCACCAACTTCTCGGTCAATCCGGTGCGCCGTTTCGACATTCCGGTGGGGATCTCCTATTCCGACGACATCGACGGCGCGATCGCGGTGCTGAAGGACGTGCTCGCCGCCGAGCCCCGGGTGCTCGCCGATCCCGCGCCCGACGTGTTCGTGGAGAGCCTCGCCGACAACTCGGTCAACCTGGTGGCGCGCTGCTGGGCGAAATCGAGCGAATGGTGGCCGCTCAAATCGCACCTGATCAAGACCATCAAGGTCGCCTTCGACGCCGCCGGGATCTCGATTCCGTTCCCGCAGCGCGACATGCACCTGCGCGTCGACGCGGGAACCCTGCGCGCCGTTCTGCAAAACCCGGCGGAGCCGCCTTCCCAGGCACGGTGA